The nucleotide sequence CAGACCACcactgtggggaggggggagggatttcaacattaaaaaaacctTTCAGATTAAAGATTCtgtgtttgaggacccctggtggtataatggttacatCCTGGCTGTAATCCTTATGGTCAGGTAAGTTTGAAACTACCACCagttccttgggagagagatttaTGTTTTGAAGCACAGTAATTTAGTACGATGAACATTCATGAGGTTGGTTCCTCCCCACCTGGACATATACTGagctttagaaaaataaaaatcttcacatGGTGGTGGCAGCAAACAAAGCAAGGTTATGAGATGAGCAAGATTctactgaccatggacaagaggGTGGCAATCTAAACAAGGTGGAACCCTGCTACCTTCCCCACTAAAACTAGGATGGGTAGAAAGCGGGTCCACTTGCTGGGATTAAAGGGAATTATGGATTAGAACAATTTCAAAAGTTAGCAAGATTATCTCTGTAAAGGCTAAGGACCAAACTTTAAGCTTTTGCCAAACACAGTGTatcttagatttttttaaatgttaaaaatgtAAACAGATGAACCAGACTGGACCCTCGTTTGGGGCTGCTTGGTAAAAGGAATTAATGTCAAATTGCAAAGAGGATTTCCGGTAAAAGGTGACTTGGGGACAAGTCAAGAGTAAAGGCACACTTTTATCACGGATAACCTGAGTATCCGAGTAGCTCCTTGTAAATGTGAAGAGAATACAGATTAAGTGtgaatatggattttttttttaaataaaagaaaaatagtgAGCCAGGTCAAGCCAAAAAGACAATGCCGCTCCTCTGCTGGGGGAGCCGGGAACAATGGCAATTTTGTGTGCCTGTGTACACCAGTTACTAACTAAAGGAGTGGCACCAGGGAACTATTTAAATGACAACCATGAGAGAGAAGACGATTAGTGCTGTTATATCAGCCATCTCAAATAAGCAGCTACCCAAGCACATTTCTTTtcgatatacatacatatacatttaaCCCATATATTATGAAGGGAAGAGAAACACTTAAGGCCACAAAAGCAAACCATTTACTACCTACAATGtcactttcattttatttgaagtaCCTCGCACTCATGATGGGTTTTGCCACACATTTCAATGTTAAAGGTTAAATTACTTTACATGCAAGTAGTGTGAATCATTTTCCCCACATGGGAATACTGATTATAAAAAAGATGACATACCACATGAGTTAAGTGTCTGTTTTAATTAAAAAGCTAACAAACTGTCTAGTTACATTTCGCACGGCAAAAACAAACTGGGTGATAGCTGAGTATCTGGCTAAAATATTCAAAGCTGAGGATTAAAAACAACAGAGTCCTCAGATTCAGTTAAAGGAGTCTTGCTACATACAGCTAACCAAGACCAGGGGTATTCCTCAACTCTAGGGGGCCGGCAACGATCCTAATAATCCCATGCAGACTATGTACCTTAACTATCCCCTTTCCGGTGCCCAGTACATGAATAAAGATAATACTTTTGTTAAGTCTACTTCTGCAAACTTTGCATGTTGTTTTATTTACACTGCCTAATTTTAAAAGGTTGCTCAAGTTAACTAGACAGCAAACTAGGCAGTAATCACTTTACAAAAAGAGGGAAAGCCCAAAATACCACTTTCTATAGAGAACCCACAGTTCAGTTtattaagagaaaaacaaaacttttGATCACACCAGGAGAATCTCAGCTATACATTTTAGAATCCATACTCCACATGCAATGAGAGCAATATTCTGCCAATACAATAGATTTGCTGCTGCCATTTGCCTACTGTTTTGTCTAATATTAACAATTATAAACAGAGCAGTGCAACTAGTACTTGGAATGATCCTCACAGTGTTACAGTGTCGGGCAGGGCGTCTCACTTCtcttcacaccactggttctcttTGCGCACCTGCAAGGCAGAAACATCACGGAGTGTCTAACATGAGGTTCTTTCCTAAGAATTTCTTAAGACCTAACCAATGCACTACCTGCTGCTGTAGTGGGTACATGAGGACATGGGGAAACCAGGAAGACACAGGCCAAACCTAAGCCCCCAGCTTGCCTTCTTTGGTGCCCCTCTCATGTTTTTAACCCACCCCTCATATATGGTCAAAAGCACAAAGGCAGTAGGCAAGTCCAGCTTGAGTCATCAAAGCTGAAAGAGCAAATTCACCTTGTTTTAGTTTGTGGCTTTGTCAACAAACCATTCTGATCTATCCATTCGCTTTCTCCCCAACTCACTAGCTTGCTCTAAGGTGTCCTGGCATAGAACAAACCATGTATGTATGAAAGAGGGCCAGCTGTCGAAATGTGTAACTGCAAGTAACTTTGTACAAAATCAGTTCCTTCAAATGAACAAAACAATGGGGTGGGGATAAGAGCAGGTATAACCCCTCATAAATTCAATATTCCTAGATACAGGCACCCCCGTTTCTTGGCAAATTACTTATCCACAAATTGTTACTATGATTTGAATATATGTTTACAGAGGAAACTGGTTTTCCATGCAACAATTCACACATTATTTTATTCGATTGCCATCTGCACACTTTGAACTTCCTCCCGGTTTACCATTTGCACCTGTCCTCCTCCCTTTTGAACTCCATACctctgggtaaatgctgcctttaCATCTTGAATGGTGGTAAGTTATAATAGACAAACTGTGGACTACCTACCTGGGCTTCCTCCTCTTCAGTAAAGTCGTTTTTGATATTGAAGGTCTTGCGAATCTCCTCAGGAGTTTTCCCCTTGATCATATTGGCAACGGTCTTGCATGTAACGTCAAGCAAACCTTTAATGTCTAAGTAGTTTGCAGCCTGTAAAGTGATTAAGTAGCTTTTAATCAAGTATACTTGATGCTTTAAAAGAAATAAACTCGATAGTGATGGACAATCATTAATTAAACTTAAAATGTACAATAATTTTAAAGTTAAAGGTTAAGCCAGGCATTACTCTCTTAAAAGTTTTTTTATACATGCCTTTCTTATGCACTTTTATAATACTGAGTCCTTGTGCTGCcttacatactgtatatacttgagaataagccgagtttcccagcacatttttaatgcagtttttgtggcaaaTTTAGGTTTTTCGGcttatattcaggtcagcttatactcgagttagTCATAAATTGGGGGGAGAAGGGTGAGGTGACAAGCACAAGTCAAATGTAGGATAAAATGTTTATCGACACACAAAGGGTAGAAATATATGCAGTGAAAGCATTACATTACTCaaataattgattttttttcatttcatcgatgttctcattttccttttttttattctCTTATTTCCCTTCTGCTTACTTTGATCTTTCGTTAACTTCCTCAAAGTTGAAGCTTAGGTCACTGGTCTGAGGTGGTTTCTTTCTAACAGTTCACTACTACTTTGGTGGCATCACCCCAGATTCTGTTACTGATATCGAGTATCATTCCATTGTGGCCAGAAAAGATACCGTTTATCACTTGAACTCTTTTATGGCCTAGAACATAGTCTCCCACCTTGGGAGCCTAGTACATCCTGCAGTCATCAGTGTTCTATAAATGCCAATTAGGACAAGCTGGACAGCTTTAGCTAAGTCTTTCATACCTTTACTGATTTTTCTATCTACTTATTCTAAAATTATTGAGGGAGATGTTAAAACGCCCATTTCTCCCCTTTCAGTTGTATTGTTTTGCACTTTTTTGCGAGGTGTTTTTATTTAGTTAGATAAATGTGTAGGATTGTCATACCTCTTAGTGAATTGATCCCTTTAACACTGTGACAATGACTTTCTACGCAGCTTTCTTGAGGAGTGTTGGTGTGTGCTGTTGATCTAGAGGGCCGAGTACAAGAGCACTGCCCACaccgtttcctaggctgtaagagccccaggagcagatcatcggggctttttcctacagagcaactggtaggtttgaaccactgacaagtGAACATGTACACATTGTGCCAACAGAGCTCCTGTAACTTTAGCATATTATCTTTAAAGTGGGTTTCTTGTAGGCCACCTTGtggggttttgctttttaaaaatctgatttgACAATCTTCGTTTTACTGGGTGTATAGGTCATTTATACTTATTTAACAATGAGTGTTACAGTCTACCATCAATAAATTTAATAAATttcactattttttttttaatttattggggctcatacaattcttttcaccgttcatatatatacatacatcaattgtataaagcacatctgtacagtctttgccctaatctaaATTTCACTATTTAAAGGTAGCAAAGGCtctgaaatataaatataatggACATGAAAATCATACCAGAATAAGTTCAAAAAGTGTTCCCTGGTCAACTTTCAGGAACTCTTGGTCCCAAACTGGGATATCATctgttcttttctctttgttctcATCATCCTCAGGAGGAGGAGGGTCATCCTTGTGGTGGGTGCACCACTGAATGacctgcaacaacaaaaattcattCCTCTGGTGTTTCATCAGAAAGCATTCATTTCACTGCTGTTCAGGTTACTCCTTTGCTGCCTAAGAATTGGCTAGAGGTTACCTTGAACAACTGACAAAATCTTAACAATCCCAGAGAGTGGATGATATTCAATAAAAAC is from Tenrec ecaudatus isolate mTenEca1 chromosome 2, mTenEca1.hap1, whole genome shotgun sequence and encodes:
- the SKP1 gene encoding S-phase kinase-associated protein 1; this encodes MPSIKLQSSDGEIFEVDVEIAKQSVTIKTMLEDLGMDDEGDDDPVPLPNVNAAILKKVIQWCTHHKDDPPPPEDDENKEKRTDDIPVWDQEFLKVDQGTLFELILAANYLDIKGLLDVTCKTVANMIKGKTPEEIRKTFNIKNDFTEEEEAQVRKENQWCEEK